ACGTGGTGCGAACCACCAGCGGCACGGGCGGCATCGCGCAGTCCCAGCTGGACCAGGCGATGGTGGACCTGGCCACGGCCTTCGCCGGCACCGGCATCTGCTTCCATGTGCTGCTGCAGGACACGATCAACAGCAGCACCTATTACAACATCGACAGCGACGCCGAGCGCAGCGCGCTCAAGGCCATCAACAACCATCCCAACGCCATCGACTGCTACTTTGTCAACGATGACGACGGCTGGTGTGGCATGTCCTCCTTCACCTGGAGTCCCGACCAGGGCATCACCTTCAGCAACAGCTGCGTGGGCCTGGCCAGCAACCCCAGCACCTTTCCCCATGAGGTCGGCCACTACTTCGACCTGCTCCACACCCACGAGACGGCCAACGGATCGGAGTGCCCCAACGGCAGCAACTGCGGCACGGCGGGGGACGGCCTCTGCGACACGCCGGCCGACCCCGGCCTGGGCACAGGCAACGTCAACGCCAGTTGTACCTACACGGGCAACTCGACCATCTTTTGCGCGGGGCAGACACGGACCTACAGCCCCAGTACGATCAATCTCATGAGTTACAGCCGCAAGACCTGCCGCACCCAGTTCACGGCCAACCAGCGCACGCGCATGCTGGCCACCCTGACCGGGCCGCGCTGGGGCGAGGTGGGCTTCAATGCCCCCGACTTCGATGCCCCCACCCCGGCGGGTTGGAGCAACTCCATCGTGCCGCGCAACACGACCGGGGCCAGCAACGCCAGCTGCCTGGTGACCAGCACCCTGCCCGGCAACAGCAACGGCACCTGGCTCAACGCGGCCACGCGCCAAGCCAACAGCAACGCCATCTTCCCCTTCATCCACAATCGCCTCTACCTGGACGACGTGCATTTCTGGAATTACAACTACGGATGGGGCACCAACTGGGTGGGGACGCTCTACTACACCAATTTCGGCCCCATCACGGTGCGCGGCGGGCGCCACGCCCTCACCGCCCGGCTCGACTGGGACGATGAGGTCTGCGAGACCAACGAGAACGACAACGTGGACCACAGCCAGTGGGTCTGGTCGCCCTACCAGCTGGCCGCCGGCGCCAGCGTGAGCCGCAGCGCCCCGCCCGCCCGCATGACCAGCACCTTCACCTATCCCAACTGCGACGGCTTCCAGTTCACGGGCAGCAGCTGGTGGACGGCCATCGCCATCCAGCCCGTCAGCTCGACGGCCGACTACGACATCAACCTGCATCAGGGCTACGCCAACTCGACGACGGGCTTCGCCGCCACCCTGGCCTCCTCCGCCTATGGCAGCGGCTTGCCCGACTGGGTGCTCATCAACCACAACAACGCGGGCTACGGCGGCTCCTACGAGGCGGGCGTCACCAACTACAACAACCAGTCCGGGAACGTGCGCGTCAACCGCGTCAATAGCCGGACCGTGAGCCAGGTCGATGGCACCCGCGTCTGCGGCGAGCTGGCCGCCAACCAGATCCTCGACATCTTCGAATTTTACATCGCGGCCGACGAACTCAACCTGAGCTGGAGAATGGACCTGAGCAGCGAGCAGTCCGCCGACCTGGACCTCTACCTCTACGACCGGACGGTGGAGTACGCCGGTCGCTCCAGCCACCTGGCCGTGAGCTCCAACAACGGCACCCCCAGCGAGACGATCACCCAGACCTTCACCACTGCCGGCTATTACGCCCTGGTCGTGGCCAAGCGCGGCTCGGCGGATCTGGGCACGGCCTGCGCCTACGATCTCACCTTCAGCGTCAGCGCCTTCCGGCTGGGTATCTACCCGCCCACCACGCCCCAGGTGGCGGTGGTCCAGGACACCAACCCCTGGGGTTCCACCGAGTGGACGGACCAGTTGACGGCCGCCGGCATCGCCTACGACGTCATCACCACGGCCAGCCTCGCCGCGACGAACCTGGTCACCTATAGTCTGATCATCGTGCCCAGCCCCACTTCCAACGGCTCCTACCTGAACATCCGCGACAACCTGGAGCGGCTGGACGACTGGAACCTTTCCGGCGGCGTGCTCATCATGGCCACCGGTCCCAACAACAGCTCGGGAAGCGGTCATGGCATCGTGGAAGGCATCTCCCAAACCTGGCAGACCTGCGCCACGGCCCACCCCACCGGCCACATCCTGGTGACGGGCGTGGGGGCCGACGCGCCGGGCAACAACGCCGTGCACTACGTCTACAGCAACGTGCCGGCCGGGTGGACGACCCTGGCCACCACCGACTGTGGCACGGGCAGCCCCTGCATGCTCACCAACGAGAGTCGCGGCCTCGTTCTCTACGGGGCGCCCATGGAGCACAGCGAACTCTACTTCAACTGCAGCCTGGGCGAGAGCATCGAAAACCTGGTGGCCTGGGGCTGGAAGCGCGCCCGGCAGACAGTGCGCGGCTATGGCACGCCCAACGGCTCCAGCGCGGTGCGCCAGCTGGTCTATCGCAACGGCAGCTTGTTCGGCAGCGCCTCGCACTCCACCAGCGAGGCTCTCTCCTGGCTGAGCATGTCGCCGACCTCGGGCAACCTCAGCGGCCTGGGCACGGTGACGACCAACTGGACCTTCAATCCGAGCGGCCTGTCGGCGGGGACCTATCGCGGCACGGCCACGGTGACCACCAGCCTCTACAACTCGCCGGAGACGGTCCATGCCGTGTTCACGGTGGGCAGCCGCAAGCCGGTGGCGCCGCTGGTCGTCTCGCTCACGCCGGTGGACTTCAGCACGGGCAACGCCACCCTGCAACTGACCTTCAATCCGGTCACCGTGGACATCAACGGCAATCCGATCACGGTGGAATACTACAACCTCTACTACGACGACAATCCCTATCTGGACTCGCCGGGCGTGGCCCCCACCAACCTGACCAGCCTGCTCCTCTATTTCGGCAACGTGGGCATGCTGGAGCAGGGCTTCGTGCGCGTGACGGCGGTGGATGAGAACGGCCTGCTGGTGGCGGACAGCCATCCCGAGCTGCCGCTGCCCGACGCCGCCACGCTGCAGACCGCCCCCGCGTCCTTCCTGCGGCCCGTGCTGCCGGAGGCGGTCAACGAGTCCACCCGCTGATCCGACCTGCCACTATCCATGAGAAGCCCCGGCCGCGGCCGGGGCTTCTCATTCTGCCAGGAATGGTCGGTGAGGGATCAGTCTGTCATCTGCTGCAGAACCACCAGGGAGAAGGGCTCCAGGTGCAGGAGCCCACCCCGCCGCGCCGCCGGGCCGGGCTCCAGGCAAGGCGGCTCCGGCCGGGCCGTGTCCAGCACCAGGCGCCACTGGCGGCCGGCCCCGGGCGGGGGCGGCGTGAAGTCGAGGCTTTCCTGCCAGAAGTTGAACGCGACATAGAGGTCGGGTGCGCCCGCCATGCCGCGCAGGGTCCAGGCCAGGCAGCGTGAGCCGGCGCTGAAGTCCGGCTTGTAAGGCCGCGTGCCGTGCCACTCCAGGTCCTCCGCCGTGAGGAAGCGGTCGTGGCGCAGGGAGGGGTGGGCGGCGCGCAGGGCGATGAGGCCGCGCACGAAGGCGTGCAGGTCGGCGTTCTGCTCCAGCAGGCTCCAGTCCAGCCAGGACAGCTCGTTGTCCTGGCACCAGGCGTTGTTGTTGCCGCGCTGGCTGCGCCCCAGCTCGTCGCCGGCCAGCAGCATGGGCGTGCCCTGGGAGAGGAAGAGCAGGGCCAGGTGGTTGCGCTGCTGGCGCCGGCGCAGATCCAGCACCTCCGGGCGCCCGGTCGGCCCCTCCACGCCGCAATTCCAGCTGTAGTTCTCGTTCAGTCCGTCCCGGTTCTGCTCGCCGTTCTCCTCGTTGTGCTTGCGGTCGTAGGAGACGAGATCGGCCAGGGTGAAGCCGTCGTGGCAGGTGATGAAATTGAGGGAGTGGGCCGGTCCGCGCCCGTTCCACTGGAAGAGATCCGAGGAGCCGCAGAGGCGGCTGGCCGCCGCGCCCGTGAAGCCCGGCTCCCCGCGCACCAGGCGGCGCATCTCGTCCCGGTAGCGTCCGTTCCATTGGGACCAGCCGCCCCCCGGCCGCAGACGGCCGCCCGCTCCGCGCAAGCCCTCGTCGAAACTGCCCACCTGGTAGAGGCCGGCCGCGTCCCAGGCCTCGGCGATGAGGCGCGTCCCGGCCAGCACCGGATCCAGGGTGATCTGCTCCAGCACCGGCGGACTGACCAGGACATGACCCTCCGGATCCCGGCCCATCACGGCTGCCAGGTCGAAGCGGAAGCCGTCCACGCCGAACTCCGTCACCCAGCTGCGCAGGCAGGTCAGGATGTAGTCGCGCACGATGGGATGGTTGCAGTTGAAGGTGTTGCCGCAGCCCGTGAAGTCCAGATAGGCGCCGTCCGGGCCGTGCATGTACCAGATCTCGTCGTCCAGCCCGCGGAAGTGGAGGGTAGGGCCGCGCGCGCTGCCCTCCGCTGTGTGGTTGAGCACCACGTCGAGGATCACCTCGATGCCGGCGCCATGCAGGGCGTCCACCATGGCGCGGAATTCCTCCACGGCGGCGAGGGGTTCCCCTCGGGCGGCGTAGTGGGTGGCCGGCGCCAGCAGGCCCACCGGGTCGTAGCCCCAGTAGTTGCTCAAGCCCTTGCCGGTGCGGGGGTTGATGAAGACGTTGGCGTGCGGATCGAAGACATGGACGGGCATCAGCTCCACCGCCGTGACGCCCAGGTCCCGCAGATAGGGGATGCGCTCGGCGAGGCCGGCATAGGTGCCGGGTTTTGCCACGCCGCTGGAGGGGTGGGCGGTGAAGCCCTTGACGTGCAGCTCGTAGATGACGAGGTCCTGCAGGGGGCGGCGGGGCGGGCGGGGATGCCGCCAGACATGCCCGGGCAGGGGAAACCACGCATGGAAGCCCACGCGCATGCCGTCCTGGTGGCGTCCGAGGGCGCGGGACCAGGGGTCGGCCAGATCCTGGCCGTCCACCCGCCAGGCGTAGCGCACGGGCCTGGCCAGGCCCCCCACCTCCACATGCCAGACCTGCCCCGTGCGGTTGGCGGCTTCGTCCAACTCCAGCTCGAGCACCGGCTCGCCGCGTTCGCGGTCGAGGATGAGGAGGGAGACCTGCCGGGCGCGGGTGGTGGGCAGGGCGAAGTTGACCCGGCCATGCAGGGGGTCGGCCGTGCAGCCGGGTGGACAGCTGGCCCCCAGCGGCAGGCAGCGGCCCGGCCCTTCCCCCAGCTGGTGGGGCGGCTCCAGCACCCGGGTGGGATCGCCGTGGAGACGCAGCCGGGCCACGGCTCAGTCCACCCGCAGGAAGGTGGCCAGCGCCTCCGTCATCCAGAGCGGGTCCAGGGCGCCGGCGCACTCCCGCACGCTGTGCATGGAGAGCATGGGATTGCCCACGTCCACGGCCGGGATGCCCAGGCGGGCCGAGGCCATGGGACCGATCGTCGTGCCGCAGGGCAGGTCCGTGCGATGGACGTAGTGCTGCACCGGCACGCCGGCGGCCTGGCAGATCCGCTCGAAGCGGGCCGCCCCCTCGCCATTGGTCGTGTAGCGCAGGTTGCTGTTGTGCTTGATGACCGGCCCGCGGTTGAGGAAGGCCTGATGCTGCGGATCGTACCAGCGCAGGTAGTTGGGGTGCAGGGCGTGGGCCATGTCGGCGCTGATGAGGAAGCTGCGCGAGCAGGCCCGCAGGAAGTCGCCGCGGCCGCCCCCCAGCGCCTCGTGGACGCGCTCCAGCAGGTCCGGCAGGAAGCTGCCGTCGGCGCCCTGGGGACTTTGGCTGCCCACCTCCTCATGGTCGAAGAAGACAGCCAGGGCGGTGGCGGCGGGGCGGATCCCCTCCTCCACCAGACGCTGCACGGCCAGGAGGCCGGCGTGGCACATGGCCAGGTTGTCCAGCCGCCCGGCGGCGATGAACTCCCGACCCGGCCCCCAGAAGGCCGCCGCCTGCAGATCCCAGGCGCAGAGGTCGAAGCCGAGGATCGCCCCCGGGTCCACGCCCGCCGTCTCCGCCAGCAGTCCGCGCAGAAGGCCGCCCTCGGGCAGTCCCTCCTCCGCCGTTGCCAGCAGCAGGGGCAACTCCTCCTGCTTGTCCAGCACCAGGCCCTTGTTGTTCACTTCGCGGTTGAGGTGGATGGCCGGATTGGCCAGCCGCAGGAGGGCCTGCTCCAGCCGCACGGTCCGCGTGAGGACGGCCGTGGCCGAGGCGGGATCCTCCAGCACCAGGCGACCGGCCAGCCCCAGCTCGCGATCGGTCCAGGTGGCCAGGATGGGTCCGCCGTAGACCTCCACCCCCAGGCGCAGCAGGCCGCCCTTGGCATGCTCGCCCTGAGGCTTGACGCGCAGGCCGGGGGAATCGGTGTGGGCGCCCATCAGGCGGAAGCCGGCCCGGGCCGGGGCCTCCCCCCCCGCCACGAAGGCGGCCAGGGCGCTGCCGGCGCGGGTGGTGAAGTAGCCGCGCCCCGCCTCCAGCTCCCAGGCCTCGCCCTCCTCCAGGCGCAGGAAACCGGCCGCCGTCAGCCGGCGCCCCATCTCCTCCACCGCATGCCAGGGGCTGGGGGAGGCGTCGAGGAAGGCCAGCAGGTCCGCGGCGCAGGCATCGTGGCGCGCCAGATCCCCTCCCGTCCCGTCCAGTGCCGTCATCGCGGACCTCCTACTCGATCTTCTGGTGGAACCAGTAGCACATGCCCATCTCCATGTTGCCGGCCAGCCAGGGGTGGCGCGGCAGGACACGCAGCTTGAGTTCGGCCTTGCGCAAGTCCGGGTCGCAGAAATAGAGGCGGTAGCCCCAGGTGCCGTCCTCCTCGCCCGGGCCGCTCAGCTCCAGTTCCTGGCAGCGGATGTGGTCGTTCACCCGCATGAAGAGTTCGACCTTGACCTCCGAGGGTTTGAGCAGGCCCAGGTAGAGCCCGGCGTCGATCTCCACGCACTCGTTCTCCCGGCGCGCCTTGAGCCAGGTGTCGGTCATGTGGTACCAGCGCTTGAGCAAACTGCGCTTGTACTGCACGTAATCCCGCACCGCCTGCCAGTCATCGAGGCGGGCCCGGTGGTGCTTCTCGGCGGCGGGCAGATAGCCCTGCTCGACGTAGTCCCGCACCATGCGGCTGGTGCTGAAGCGCGCCGTGCAGCTGACCATGCTCTCCTTCATGCAGGCCACCCAGCCCACCGGCACGCCCTGGCTGTCCCGCTCGTAGAAGAGGGGGACGATCTGCTCCTCCAGCCGCTCGTAGAGGGAGCGCACGTCGTAGTAGTCCTGGATCTTCTCGTCACCGTAGTCCAGGTCGCGCCCGATGCTCCAGCCGTTGCGGCCGTTGAAGCCCTCCACCCACCAGCCGTCCAGGACGGAGAAGTTGATCCCGCCGTTGGGACAGACCTTCTGCCCGCTGGTGCCGCTGGCCTCGAGGGGCCGCCGCGGGTTGTTCAGCCACAGGTCCGCCCCCTGGACGAGGAAACGCGCCAGCGCGAGGTTGTAGCCCTCGAGCAGGATGACCCGCCCCTGGAAGCGCTCCATCAGGCTGATCTCGTGGAGGCGGCGGATGAGGGCCTGGCCCGGGTGGTCGGCGGGATGGGCCTTGCCGGCGAAGACCAGCGTGACCGGATGGGAGGGGTCGTTGAGCAGGCGGTGCAGGCGGTCCAGGTCGTCGAAGATGAGCAGGGCCCGCTTGTAGGTGGCGAAACGCCGGGCGAAGCAGATGAAAAGGGATTGGGGATCAATGCGGGAGAGGATGCGCTCCAGGGGCAGGCCGGGCGCCTCCAGGCGCTTCGTCAGGTTGCGGCGGATCTCCGCCACCAGCCGCGCCTTGAGGGTCTGGTGGCGTCGCCAGACCTCCTGGTCGGGCAGAGCGCGCAGGGCCTCCCAGGCGGGCGCGTCCAGCAGCTTGCGCTCCCAGTCCTCGCCCAGGGCCTGCCCATAGAGCTCGCGGAACTCGGGGGCCACCCAGCTGGCGGTGTGGATGCCGTTGGTGACGTGCCCGATGGGCGTCTCGTCGATGGGCACCTGGTGCCAGAGGTGGTACCACATCTTGCGGCTCACCTCCCCGTGCAGCATGGAGACGCCGTTGGCGAAGCGCGAGAGGCGCACGGCCAGCGCCGTCAGGCTGAACAGCTTGTAGCCGCTCGTGTCCGTCTCCGTGCCCAGCTCCAGCAGGCGGTGGAAGTCGATGCCGCCCTTCTGGCAGTAGTCGTGGAAGTAGCGCTGGAGGCGCGGCAGGAGGAAGGCCTCGTTGCCGGCGGGCACCGGCGTGTGGGTGGTGAAGACGGTGGAGGAGGCGGTGGCCTCCACCGCCGTCTCGAAGTCCAGGCCCTTGGCCAGATGCTCGCGCACGCGCTCCACGGCCAGGAAGGCGCTGTGTCCCTCGTTCATGTGCCAGACGTTGGGGTTGAGCCCCAGGGCGCGCAGGGCGCGCACGCCGCCGATGCCAAGGATGATCTCCTGGGCCAGGCGCGTGTCGCGGTCCCCGCCATATAGCTGCCAGGTGAGGGCGCGGTCCGGCCCCTGGTTGCCCACCACGTCGCTGTCCAGCAGGAGCAAGCGGGCGATGCCCACCCGCGCCTCCCAGACCGCCAGCAGCAGCTCGCGGCCCGGCAGCTCCACCGAGACGCGCAGCGGCCGGCCGTCCGCCCCCGCCAGCTCGCGGACGGGCAGGTGCTCCAGGTTCATCAGCGCCAGATGGGCGTGCTGCACGCCCTCGTGGTCGATGCGCTGGGTGAAGTAGCCCTGCCGGTAGAGGAGGCCCACGCCCACGAAGGGCAGTCCCAGGTCGTGGGCGCTCTTGATGTGGTCGCCCGACAGCACGCCCAGGCCGCCGCTGTAGATGGGCAGGCTGCCGTGGATGCCGTATTCGGCCGAGAAATAAGCCACCAGCCGTCCCTGGAGGCCCTGCGGGCAGCGGGCCTGGGCGGCGGCCAGGTCCGCCTCGAGGTGGGCCTGGACCTCCTTGATGGATTTCTTGAAGGCGGCGTCCTTCTCCAGGGCGGCCAGCCGCGCCGGTGGCAGCTCGCGCACGAGGCGGACGGGGTTCTCGTGGGTGTCGAAGGCGGACTCGTCCAGGGAGCGCAGGAAGTCCCGGTACCAGGGCGTCCAGCTCCACAGCAGGTTGCCCGCCAGGTCGAGCAGGGTGTCGCGCAGGTTCATGCATGCTCCTTCTTGAGGAGGCCGTTGACGATGAGGGTGACCACCGACAGGAGGAAGGCCCCCAGCACGGCGCTGCCGAAGCCCTTCACGTGGAAGCCGTCCACCAGCCAGGCGGTCAGGGCCAGGCAGGCGCCGTTGATCACCAGGGTGAAGAGACCCAGACTGAGCAGGTTGACCGGCAGGGTCAGCAGCAGCAGCACCGGTTTGAAGCTAAGGTTGATCAGGCCGAGCACCAAGGCGGCGATGGCGCTGCTGAGGAGGCTGTCGGACCAGATGCCCGGCAACACCTGCAGCACGACGAGCAGACCGAAGAAGGTGACGGCCAGCCGCCGGATCATGCGGCGTCCTCCCGCGGCCGCTCCGCCGGCGCGCGTTCGGGCTCCGTCTCCAGGCGCGCCAGCATGGCCTGCAGCTCCGGCAAATGGCGTCCCATGTGATGTCGGCCGCGCTCGTGGAGGTCGGCCATGGCCCCCACCGACCAGAAACGCACGATCTCCCGCCACCGGCTGAAGCAGAGCGGCTGGTCGGAGAAAGGCTGGATGAGCAGGTCGCTGTGCCGGGTCTGGATCTGCAGGCGCCGGGCCACCAGCGGCAGGTAGATGGAGCGGTAGACCACCTGCGGCATGTGGCGCAGCAGCTCGGCCGGCATGACGGCGTTCATCTCCAGGCTGCTGGTCAGCACCACGCCCCGCGGCCCCACCAGCTGCCGGCAGAGGTCCGCCGGCACATTGTTGGTGATGCCGCCGTCGCCGCAGAGGTGGCCCTCCAGCTCGACGGGCGGGTAGATGCCGGGGAGGGCGGCCGAGGCGAGGACGATCTCGCGGCAGGGACCGTGGTCGTACACGAGCTGCCGGCCCTCCACCAGATCGGTCACCACCACGTGGAGGGGAATGGCCAGCTCCTCCAGCCGGGCGGGCAGGGAGAAGCGGTCGAGCAGGCGCAGGATGGCCTCCGGCGCGAAAAGTCCGCCCCGCCGCCAGGCCGGCTTCAGCCAGGCCAGCCGCTGGTCGCGGCGATAGAGGGCCTCGCGGATGCGGCCAGGGGGGATGCCTGCCGCCAGCAGCAGACCCACCAGGCTGCCGGTGGACGAGCTGGTGATCAGCTCGGGCCGCAGGCCGGCGTTCTCCAGCTCCTCGACCACGCCCAGGTGGGTCAGGCAGCGCACGCCGCCGCCGCCCAGCACAAGGCCGAAACGGGGCGGCCGCTTCACCGCCGTCATGGCTCTCCTCCCGCCTGTTGTTCAACTCCGATGGTCAGGTCACTGCCATCCCAGCCAACAAGCCTATCAT
This is a stretch of genomic DNA from bacterium. It encodes these proteins:
- a CDS encoding M43 family zinc metalloprotease, giving the protein MRHLLILLTLLLGLGGTRPAQADTMEGGRQTCASELSTLDLEFYQRNLAAGVYEYDAARTQATYLVYLAFHVVRTTSGTGGIAQSQLDQAMVDLATAFAGTGICFHVLLQDTINSSTYYNIDSDAERSALKAINNHPNAIDCYFVNDDDGWCGMSSFTWSPDQGITFSNSCVGLASNPSTFPHEVGHYFDLLHTHETANGSECPNGSNCGTAGDGLCDTPADPGLGTGNVNASCTYTGNSTIFCAGQTRTYSPSTINLMSYSRKTCRTQFTANQRTRMLATLTGPRWGEVGFNAPDFDAPTPAGWSNSIVPRNTTGASNASCLVTSTLPGNSNGTWLNAATRQANSNAIFPFIHNRLYLDDVHFWNYNYGWGTNWVGTLYYTNFGPITVRGGRHALTARLDWDDEVCETNENDNVDHSQWVWSPYQLAAGASVSRSAPPARMTSTFTYPNCDGFQFTGSSWWTAIAIQPVSSTADYDINLHQGYANSTTGFAATLASSAYGSGLPDWVLINHNNAGYGGSYEAGVTNYNNQSGNVRVNRVNSRTVSQVDGTRVCGELAANQILDIFEFYIAADELNLSWRMDLSSEQSADLDLYLYDRTVEYAGRSSHLAVSSNNGTPSETITQTFTTAGYYALVVAKRGSADLGTACAYDLTFSVSAFRLGIYPPTTPQVAVVQDTNPWGSTEWTDQLTAAGIAYDVITTASLAATNLVTYSLIIVPSPTSNGSYLNIRDNLERLDDWNLSGGVLIMATGPNNSSGSGHGIVEGISQTWQTCATAHPTGHILVTGVGADAPGNNAVHYVYSNVPAGWTTLATTDCGTGSPCMLTNESRGLVLYGAPMEHSELYFNCSLGESIENLVAWGWKRARQTVRGYGTPNGSSAVRQLVYRNGSLFGSASHSTSEALSWLSMSPTSGNLSGLGTVTTNWTFNPSGLSAGTYRGTATVTTSLYNSPETVHAVFTVGSRKPVAPLVVSLTPVDFSTGNATLQLTFNPVTVDINGNPITVEYYNLYYDDNPYLDSPGVAPTNLTSLLLYFGNVGMLEQGFVRVTAVDENGLLVADSHPELPLPDAATLQTAPASFLRPVLPEAVNESTR
- a CDS encoding alpha-amylase family glycosyl hydrolase produces the protein MARLRLHGDPTRVLEPPHQLGEGPGRCLPLGASCPPGCTADPLHGRVNFALPTTRARQVSLLILDRERGEPVLELELDEAANRTGQVWHVEVGGLARPVRYAWRVDGQDLADPWSRALGRHQDGMRVGFHAWFPLPGHVWRHPRPPRRPLQDLVIYELHVKGFTAHPSSGVAKPGTYAGLAERIPYLRDLGVTAVELMPVHVFDPHANVFINPRTGKGLSNYWGYDPVGLLAPATHYAARGEPLAAVEEFRAMVDALHGAGIEVILDVVLNHTAEGSARGPTLHFRGLDDEIWYMHGPDGAYLDFTGCGNTFNCNHPIVRDYILTCLRSWVTEFGVDGFRFDLAAVMGRDPEGHVLVSPPVLEQITLDPVLAGTRLIAEAWDAAGLYQVGSFDEGLRGAGGRLRPGGGWSQWNGRYRDEMRRLVRGEPGFTGAAASRLCGSSDLFQWNGRGPAHSLNFITCHDGFTLADLVSYDRKHNEENGEQNRDGLNENYSWNCGVEGPTGRPEVLDLRRRQQRNHLALLFLSQGTPMLLAGDELGRSQRGNNNAWCQDNELSWLDWSLLEQNADLHAFVRGLIALRAAHPSLRHDRFLTAEDLEWHGTRPYKPDFSAGSRCLAWTLRGMAGAPDLYVAFNFWQESLDFTPPPPGAGRQWRLVLDTARPEPPCLEPGPAARRGGLLHLEPFSLVVLQQMTD
- a CDS encoding M18 family aminopeptidase, whose amino-acid sequence is MTALDGTGGDLARHDACAADLLAFLDASPSPWHAVEEMGRRLTAAGFLRLEEGEAWELEAGRGYFTTRAGSALAAFVAGGEAPARAGFRLMGAHTDSPGLRVKPQGEHAKGGLLRLGVEVYGGPILATWTDRELGLAGRLVLEDPASATAVLTRTVRLEQALLRLANPAIHLNREVNNKGLVLDKQEELPLLLATAEEGLPEGGLLRGLLAETAGVDPGAILGFDLCAWDLQAAAFWGPGREFIAAGRLDNLAMCHAGLLAVQRLVEEGIRPAATALAVFFDHEEVGSQSPQGADGSFLPDLLERVHEALGGGRGDFLRACSRSFLISADMAHALHPNYLRWYDPQHQAFLNRGPVIKHNSNLRYTTNGEGAARFERICQAAGVPVQHYVHRTDLPCGTTIGPMASARLGIPAVDVGNPMLSMHSVRECAGALDPLWMTEALATFLRVD
- the glgP gene encoding alpha-glucan family phosphorylase, whose product is MNLRDTLLDLAGNLLWSWTPWYRDFLRSLDESAFDTHENPVRLVRELPPARLAALEKDAAFKKSIKEVQAHLEADLAAAQARCPQGLQGRLVAYFSAEYGIHGSLPIYSGGLGVLSGDHIKSAHDLGLPFVGVGLLYRQGYFTQRIDHEGVQHAHLALMNLEHLPVRELAGADGRPLRVSVELPGRELLLAVWEARVGIARLLLLDSDVVGNQGPDRALTWQLYGGDRDTRLAQEIILGIGGVRALRALGLNPNVWHMNEGHSAFLAVERVREHLAKGLDFETAVEATASSTVFTTHTPVPAGNEAFLLPRLQRYFHDYCQKGGIDFHRLLELGTETDTSGYKLFSLTALAVRLSRFANGVSMLHGEVSRKMWYHLWHQVPIDETPIGHVTNGIHTASWVAPEFRELYGQALGEDWERKLLDAPAWEALRALPDQEVWRRHQTLKARLVAEIRRNLTKRLEAPGLPLERILSRIDPQSLFICFARRFATYKRALLIFDDLDRLHRLLNDPSHPVTLVFAGKAHPADHPGQALIRRLHEISLMERFQGRVILLEGYNLALARFLVQGADLWLNNPRRPLEASGTSGQKVCPNGGINFSVLDGWWVEGFNGRNGWSIGRDLDYGDEKIQDYYDVRSLYERLEEQIVPLFYERDSQGVPVGWVACMKESMVSCTARFSTSRMVRDYVEQGYLPAAEKHHRARLDDWQAVRDYVQYKRSLLKRWYHMTDTWLKARRENECVEIDAGLYLGLLKPSEVKVELFMRVNDHIRCQELELSGPGEEDGTWGYRLYFCDPDLRKAELKLRVLPRHPWLAGNMEMGMCYWFHQKIE
- a CDS encoding phage holin family protein: MIRRLAVTFFGLLVVLQVLPGIWSDSLLSSAIAALVLGLINLSFKPVLLLLTLPVNLLSLGLFTLVINGACLALTAWLVDGFHVKGFGSAVLGAFLLSVVTLIVNGLLKKEHA
- a CDS encoding patatin-like phospholipase family protein; amino-acid sequence: MTAVKRPPRFGLVLGGGGVRCLTHLGVVEELENAGLRPELITSSSTGSLVGLLLAAGIPPGRIREALYRRDQRLAWLKPAWRRGGLFAPEAILRLLDRFSLPARLEELAIPLHVVVTDLVEGRQLVYDHGPCREIVLASAALPGIYPPVELEGHLCGDGGITNNVPADLCRQLVGPRGVVLTSSLEMNAVMPAELLRHMPQVVYRSIYLPLVARRLQIQTRHSDLLIQPFSDQPLCFSRWREIVRFWSVGAMADLHERGRHHMGRHLPELQAMLARLETEPERAPAERPREDAA